One part of the Tachysurus vachellii isolate PV-2020 chromosome 6, HZAU_Pvac_v1, whole genome shotgun sequence genome encodes these proteins:
- the LOC132846734 gene encoding axonemal dynein light intermediate polypeptide 1-like encodes MNMLPSTESLLKYENPELVSKTTEKISPKAQPLKDTPQQPAISGPVLPPPKTKSPSYDAIKQQTEEILNAILPPREWMENNQLFVQRVSSTPCTRTDVIHLQEELDLKLQQRQARDTGICPVRRELYTQCFDELIRQITINCAERGVLLLRVRDEIRMTIDAYQTLYESSVAFGMRKALQSEQGKSDMEKKIADLENEKTELERQVNELKAKCEVIEKQESERRQVEEKKHTEEIQFLKRTNQQLKTQLDAIVAPRK; translated from the exons ATGAACATGCTTCCGTCTACCGAGTCTTTACTAAAGTATGAAAACCCAGAGCTGGTGAGCAAAACCACCGAGAAGATATCACCAAAG GCTCAACCTCTGAAGGATACTCCTCAGCAGCCTGCCATCTCTGGTCCAGTTCTACCACCACCCAAAACCAAAAGCCCTTCATATGATGCCATTAAACAGCAAACAGAAGAGATTCTTAATGCTATCCTACCACCAAG GGAATGGATGGAGAATAATCAGCTGTTTGTACAGCGAGTGTCCAGCACGCCATGTACACGGACAGATGTCATTCATCTGCAAGAGGAACTGGATCTCAAACTGCAGCAGAGACAGGCCAGAGATACGGGCATCTGCCCCGTCCGCAGAGAGCTCTACACACAGTGCTTTG ATGAACTAATCAGACAAATTACCATCAACTGTGCTGAGAGAGGAGTGTTGCTTTTACGAGTGAGAGATGAAATTCGCATGACTATCGATGCCTATCAGACTTTATACGAGAGCAGTGTGGCTTTTGGCATGAGGAAAGCTTTGCAGTCTGAGCAAGGGAAGTCTGACATGGAGAAGAAG ATTGCAGACTTGGAGAATGAGAAGACCGAATTGGAAAGACAGGTGAACGAGCTGAAGGCAAAATGTGAGGTAATTGAGAAACAAGAAAGTGAACGGCGACAAGTCGAAGAGAAGAAGCACACAGAGGAGATTCAGTTTCTAAAGCGCACCAACCAGCAACTCAAG ACCCAATTGGATGCCATCGTTGCCCCGAGGAAATAA